One region of Sphingomonas kaistensis genomic DNA includes:
- the ilvC gene encoding ketol-acid reductoisomerase — translation MERIYTDDDARHDALRDATVAVIGYGSQGRSHARNIRDSGYHVIVGARAGGGAERRARDDGFATFSPAEAARQAQLVCLLTPDMSHRKVYADDIAPNLQAGGALLVAHGFSVIYGEVQPRPDIDVILVAPKGPGDLVRREYEIGRGVPCLFAVEQDASGSARARALSYARGIGGTRAGAIETSFREETETDLFGEQAVLCGGATELVAAGFKTLVDAGYKPEVAYFECLHELKLIVDLMYEGGFAKMLHFVSETAKYGDFVSGPRVINDETRARMGEVLADIQSGAFARQWIAESAAGKPEYQRMWEADLDQPIEQVGASLRKHMAWLQQPAPEAPAAAAQPQSKAA, via the coding sequence ATGGAACGCATTTACACCGACGACGACGCCCGCCACGATGCCCTGCGCGATGCGACGGTTGCAGTCATCGGCTATGGCAGCCAGGGGCGAAGCCACGCCCGCAACATCCGCGACAGCGGATATCACGTCATCGTCGGCGCACGGGCCGGCGGTGGCGCGGAGCGCCGAGCGCGCGACGACGGCTTCGCCACCTTCTCACCGGCAGAGGCGGCGAGACAGGCGCAACTCGTCTGCCTGCTGACGCCCGACATGAGCCACCGCAAGGTCTATGCTGACGACATCGCGCCTAACCTCCAGGCCGGCGGCGCGCTGCTGGTCGCGCACGGTTTCTCGGTCATCTACGGCGAAGTGCAGCCGCGGCCCGATATCGACGTCATCCTCGTCGCGCCCAAGGGCCCCGGCGACCTCGTCCGCCGTGAATATGAGATCGGCCGCGGCGTACCCTGCCTGTTCGCGGTCGAGCAGGACGCCAGCGGCAGCGCCCGTGCCCGCGCCCTGTCCTATGCCCGCGGCATCGGCGGCACCCGGGCCGGAGCGATCGAGACCAGCTTCCGCGAGGAAACGGAGACCGACCTGTTCGGCGAGCAGGCGGTCCTGTGCGGCGGCGCGACCGAACTTGTCGCCGCCGGTTTCAAGACTCTCGTCGACGCCGGATACAAGCCAGAAGTCGCTTATTTCGAATGCCTTCACGAGCTGAAGCTGATCGTCGACCTGATGTACGAGGGCGGCTTCGCCAAGATGCTGCACTTCGTGTCCGAGACCGCAAAATATGGCGACTTCGTCTCCGGCCCGCGGGTCATCAACGATGAAACCCGCGCCCGCATGGGCGAAGTTCTCGCCGACATCCAGAGCGGCGCCTTCGCCCGCCAGTGGATCGCCGAAAGCGCGGCCGGCAAGCCCGAATATCAACGAATGTGGGAAGCCGATCTCGACCAGCCGATCGAGCAGGTCGGCGCCAGCCTGCGCAAGCACATGGCGTGGCTTCAGCAGCCCGCCCCCGAGGCGCCCGCGGCGGCGGCGCAACCCCAATCCAAGGCGGCCTGA